The following nucleotide sequence is from Paenibacillus andongensis.
TCTCACACGAGCCAGTTCAGGGCTCGCACCGTCAACAACAACAGCATTCTCATCGATACAGCTGTTAATTTTATCTTCTAAAGATTTATTTTCTGTGAGTAACTCTACCTGCCCTTTGAGCATCGGAATCGCGTATTCTTCATGAACCGCGAGAACAAATCGCTTTAACCTGCGTGTACCGAACATAGTCGTAGAAATATCGAGCAGTTCTGAAGGGTTTAACATCCCGCCAATTCTAACCCGATGTAATGAAGATCTAATATCACGAATCCCACCAAAAGGGGCATTTCCCTTCAATCGCTCTACATTAACAGCCTCATCAGTTGCTTGCAGCCGAAGCTTGACGAGTTCAAAATCACCCTTAGGTTCAAGCTTTTCCACGGCATCCTTACCAAGCGAAGTAGATGCATGATGAGCAAGTTTATGTAAAATCTTCTGATAATCTAATGTTTTAATTATTTTCTTATTCAACTATCCCAACCTCTTTTCTCTACCCTATATTATAAACCAAAACAAGCTTGATTAGCTACGGAGACAATCGTTATATGGAAGATGCTGCCTACCATAATATTCACTCAAATTGGATACACTAAGCTGTGCACCTATCTTCCTGCCAAAAGGAATTGCAAGACTAGACACACCAAGCATTGTTTGCAAAAAATCACTTCTTGTCATGAGAACTTTTTCTCATTACAAAAAGAAGGAGGTTCACGAGATGCATCTTCTCGGACATCTGGTAAGGTTTATTGTTTCTGCTTTGGTTTTAATGTTTGTCAGCTGGTTAGTTCCAGGGTTTAAAGTCGGCGGTTTCTGGAGCGCGTTTTTTCTAGCTTTGGTCATTGCTGTTGCTGCTTGGATCATTGAAGGGATCTTCGGCAAACAAATCACTCCCTTTGGCAGGGGTATCGTAGGCTTTCTGGTGAGCGCGCTTGTCATTTGGGCCGCCCAGTTTGTCGTGAGTAACGTATCTACGAGTATAATAGGTGCCGTTTTAGCTGCTTTAGTCATCGGAATCATCGACCTATTCATTCCTGTGAAAACTCCCTTCGAACAAGGGATCTCAGGAAGAGAAGATCGTCGATAACATCTATCAGTTTCGATAACTGATACCCATGCTAAAGCCCAAAAAAGATCGGTCTGCCGCGTATTCACTCGCCGGACCGATCTTTTCTTTTACACATTTCTTTCACGAGTTTGTCACTGTTTTTTTGGAAGAGGTCGTGTACAATGATGAAGGAAACCAATACAATTTTGGAGGGGTATACATGAAGAAATTACTCGTTCTTTTAATGGGAATAGTCCTAGTCATTGCGATAGCCGCTTGTGGAAACAACGATACGAAATCAGCACAATCAACTACATCTCCCGCCGCCACAACACAAGCTGCCGGACAGCAAGTTGTATTGAAAGCTTCTAACTTCAAATTTGACCAAACCGAATATCGCGTCAAAAAAGGTGAGCCCGTTACTATTACACTTGATAATGCTCAAGGCGTTCATGGTGCATCCATTAAAGAATTCAAAATAAATCTCGATAACAGCAACAAAACAGTTACCTTTACGCCAGATAAAGCAGGTTCTTTCCCAATTAACTGTTCCATCATGTGTGGCAGTGGTCACGCTAATATGAAAACAACATTGGTTGTTGAATAGTCTAAGTCATCAGTTTATAAGTCCTTATCG
It contains:
- a CDS encoding phage holin family protein yields the protein MHLLGHLVRFIVSALVLMFVSWLVPGFKVGGFWSAFFLALVIAVAAWIIEGIFGKQITPFGRGIVGFLVSALVIWAAQFVVSNVSTSIIGAVLAALVIGIIDLFIPVKTPFEQGISGREDRR
- a CDS encoding cupredoxin domain-containing protein → MKKLLVLLMGIVLVIAIAACGNNDTKSAQSTTSPAATTQAAGQQVVLKASNFKFDQTEYRVKKGEPVTITLDNAQGVHGASIKEFKINLDNSNKTVTFTPDKAGSFPINCSIMCGSGHANMKTTLVVE